atgtttacAAGAGATAGAAgaattgtattttatagAGCTacaagaaaaattaaaatcattaaattataagggaatatttttaaaaaaaaacaaagagACATGTAAAGATggtatatgcatattttacaatACTAAGGTTTTTGAGGTATTGTTTGTTGATAAAGTTATTTATGATaaatcaattttttttaaaaaatggcaTGCTGGTTTAATAGTTGCATTACGAAATTTAAaatctaaaaaaatagaatattatgatagtaataaaaatggttataatgaacaaattaatgataatttaaaaaataataattttgctAATAATGCTCATGATATTATTATCGTTTCGAATACACACTTAATTTTTGATTCAAGACACGGagatattaaattataccAGTTGTGCTATTTGACATATCGTTTAGTTTTTATGattaataaatgcataaaatatattaaagaaTGTGTAAAACACGAAAAAAAGGATAAGGGGCTTATAGACAACTCAGAAACAAATACTGAAGAAGATGAAAAGAACGAGCTTAATGATATTCTTAAACCTGCCATAGTTTTTTGTGGGgattttaatttaactCCTAATAgtcttttatattattatataactaatagatatataaatttaaagaatataaatttaaaaaatttatcagGGCAATATCTGATGTTTAAAAAACAGTTATATACTTACAATTCTTTACAtggtataaaaataaaaaatatatttgatgaaaatatattgaatgacttaaaatatgaaaaatataataacctaatagaaaatttgaaaaaagaatctttattttcgttttacaaagatgaaaatatattaaattcagaatatttaataaatatgttttcaaaaaaacgaattaatttaaaagaatcCGATTCTTTTGAGCATTCCTTTAAAAaatctaaaaataaatcgaGTGAAGAAAAACATGAAGACGTATCTTCTGACGATACTGACtctaaaataaataaatcaattTGTGTATCTAATCAGGAGGATAGTGTATCTAAATTTAACGAAATATGTGATTCTGTGGATACTGatgaaaaagagaaaaataagtcaataaattataaaacagataaatataatgaaaacgaaaaaaCACATGCGGAAGCACATGAGGatacaaatattatgaataatgatgataataattttatattatattatcctTTATATTTAGAAAGTATTTATAATGGTTATGCTCAAAATAACGTAGAAAAAGAgtgttataaatatgatgacATTGAAAATTTGAATAACAGTAGTACAAATTTAATGATAAGAAACGTTCCATTTACTGTTTTTCATGGAAAACAAAAAGGATGTgttgattatattttttattcatacaAAAATCTTAAGGtgactaaaaaaaatatactataatttttctataaaattaaGATAACCATAATTCatcctatttttattaccatACTGTATATATGTCTATATATCCatgcacatttttattcatttttttgtttcaatCATACAGAAAATATCATGCAGTAATCTTCCTTCTTTTGAGCAActtgaaaaatatggatgTCTTCCAAATAAAGTACTAAGAACATACAATGACATAATTATCCAACTGTTACAGCTAttcgtttttattattatatgatatttcactttattttgtgccttatatttctttttttatcacatatttattttataccCTTTTTTAGAAATATGCCGCATCGGACCACCTATATTTACACGCAACTTTAATTAGAAAGATGGAAGGATAAGCGAAGATTTGAAaccaataatattaaaatgtttatgaATTTCATctgatatttataaaataatttttttatattatgtattgttttttataattaacatatgttaatatataattatgcatttttaCACTAgctgaaaaataatattttgttgcATAATTtctcattttatttaattcgtTTTGTGAATGTCTTTTTATTGAAATGCATAAATGagtatacatatgtatcgATTTTACTTATGTGCTTTGTtgcttttttgtttttgtcttaataaaaaattctattgtttttttaaattatttacaaatagttatcatttaaaagaaagaaatatttaaaggTTTAAGCACATGTctgaatataaaacaattgtaaaaatcaaaaaaaattaatttacaaaataaataacaaaaaaggaGAGATATagacattattttattaaggGATTCtcattatatgtatttttccCGAATAATATTTGGGCTATTTAATTGTGACACTGTGagctttatattttaaaatattctttcATTGTGTTTTCAcaataatttgataaatacTTGTGCAAATTTTTAAAGGCTAAAAGGATGCAGCCAATATTCGTACTACTATAGTTGATTATCATGAATTGATAAATATTCTCGAAGTTCATCTTCACATTTTTGCAtagataataaatttgagTATTCTAAGTCtgttaaaaatgaaaagtaCAAATGCTCTTCTTCTTCATAACTAACTTGTTCTGATAAATTAGGatcactatttttataattattagtTGAACTAGCTATTTGCtgattgtttatattttcatttgaaaTAGTATGGTCtatctcttttttttctatcagtttaacaaaatttgtataGTGAAATGAGTTGTAATAAGTATAAGAAGGAGGtattgttttaataaaattatgtagCATAACTCTAACTTTGTTAATATtactatatattaaatttgataaaactattatatcatttcttttatcatttaaattggAAAACATATCATcgtctttattttcataagcATTTAAAGGCTTCAAATGAAGAAGTATATTTTCTAAGTTCTCTAATATTTCAActaaatttttacataCCTTATCTATTATATTGCAATTTGtacttaatatattttcagtattcatttttcataGACTTTCGAAACGTATGAGTTCTATAAGAAATAATTGATTAggtatacataatattattagtgATGAAACATTGAGAAGTATAAACtgtggaaataaaaaaacacagataaaagaaaatgagtAAATGAATTAGTAATTAAACAATAAACAAACGGCTCATTTCACAAAACAAACTATGCAATCAAAACGtgttataaattatagAGAAATTAAGcatgcatatttatgtgtatgatttatatatacattttttgcaACTTATTTTACAGAACAtgataaacataaaattatttctgTAATATTCAACATTTTGCAATTATTAAATGGTAAAACGcggataaaaataaaccaaaaaaataataaaaaaaatggaaaaaaaaacatttttagaaGGTGTATGtcgagaaaaaaatatatatagctcTCAAAAATAAGCCtttgttcatataattacttcatatattttttatggatgcatcataaatattaaaaaaaaatcaagcATTTGATTCCTGTTGTGAATTTCTTTAAgagattttttttcaatatttatgaaatatagAAATTAATTACTTAGTAAAAAGCAAAAGAATGTGAACGGTCGCACCctttagaaaaataaatagttaATAAACCAATCCAATTTAATTACACCAAATTTCTCAaacaaaattgaaaaaagtGGGTATTGTAGGGAAGAAATACAAACCTTATGATACTATTGTATGGTATATTTGTGACAATGAGCAATATAAAGGGACAATTTAAGAAATGTGTTTCATATCAATTACGAAAACATATATGAGGATTCCcctcaaaaaaatatattaaaaaaatataaaataatatatattcatgtGCATAtcttaatatatgtatgcatgtGTGATATAATGGAAAATGCTGCGAATAAACCTGATATtccttttaataatatatactatagGATATGTATTCTCAGCAAAGATTACAAAGACAAACAGAAGTTTGGGAATGCCAAAAGTTGAGTATTATGGTAACATAAATGGAGATAGAAGGTATTATATACAGACGTGTGATATTGCAAAAAGCCGAAGAAGAAAGAATGAAAACCCTTCTCTACatgtcaaaaaaaataaaataaaatatattaaattatacgGAAGAGATCATAGAAACCCATATTTAGCATATGAACATATAAACAGaattattgaaaataaaaaatatgaagtaACTAAGTTATTAGAAGAAAATGCTGATGAAAATAGTCCATTGCAAATACGCTTAAAGTATCTGCAGCATacaatgaataataaattatctgAAAGTTTAAAAAGAATACATTCCGATGAAAAGCATAGATTGTCAATGGTAGcagatataaaaagaaaagtatTTTGTAGTACTAACacaaatgatgaaaatttggatttaaaaaaaaatatagataattatgaaattgaaaatgaaagaaaacaaaatgaaaaaatggtTAATAGtagtaataatgaaaaatatgtatatcaacataattttcttaattTAACAAACCCTGGTGAAGCAAGTTTAATGCTACATAAAATAGGATTTGATGTATTAATAGTTAATATTGATAGTTTATCAACACAAGGAACATTAAATGATTTATCTGATGTCATTAAAAGTACAAGAACATTGACAAGAAATTCAAGACCAGCAGTTGTAGTAGATGATGTAATAATACACCCAATTCAAATAGCATTAGCAGTTGAAAATAAAGCTGATGGAGtcatattaaatttgtcTTATTTAAGAAATGATTTAGAAGATATGCTGAATTATTGTGTCAATCTAGGCACTCAAGCTATAGTAGAAGTACATGATTATAacgatatatattatgctaCTCAATGTGGTAGTTATATTCTTATGATAAACGAAtttgattttattaataatcgatatgaatataatcatGCAATTAAAGCTATTAGTTATTCTATACCTGAATTAATAACTATAgctaaaataaatgttagTGATGTAAATTATGTAGAAAAATTAGGTAGTCTAGGTTATGATAGTATAtgtttagaaaaaaaacttatTGATGATGATTTGGAGACTTTTGTGCAATCTTGTAAAAATTGGAAGGCACCCCATAAAAccttattatatttaaatagaaataattatttgaaagattttttaacttataaaaataattcaacaGATGAAAATTACAAAGATACTACAAaaaatttggaaaaaatgTACGATGATAagaatttagaaaataattattcagaaaaaatgttaaaggATTATGAAAAGGACTTCATTGATGTTGAGGATGCAAAGACAAATGAagagataataaaaaaaaatgaaacaacCCAAGATCCACAAATTAAtcaaaaaaacgaaaatgTAAAACAAGACAGTTCTTCTCTTTTAacaaatgatgaaaaaaaaattattaataatttcaaacaagaaagaaaaaaagagaTAACCCTTTTAAATCAGATGAAAGATATTATTAAAGAGGTTGATGATCAGTGCAAAAATTATGACAATTTTTCTGAAGAAGAAAGTATTAAAAAGGAAGAAAAATTAGAATCCCttttagaaaattttacaaaattagacaaaaattttttgaaacaaTTTTTCTCAGATGAAGagattaataatatagaaaattctattaaaaatgctgtacaacaaaaaaaaaaaatacaaaatggtGAAATAAATGTTGATAGTAACAATTTCACAGGGTTCCCATCAAGCCAAATGAATGATTTTGATATTAATCGTTTAACAAAAGAATTTTTTGACACAAATGATTCTGGAAATGGTCataaaattgataataaattgtTAGATGATTATTCAGATGACTCATCTTCAAGAGGACTGGATTCACAATGACATCTTATGTGCGCATGTTGATGCTCTCTAAATGCacatatgaaatatttatgtaatcTATTTATTGGAGCTTTCCCATAAATTTATTCCTACCctcaaatattttcatatttatgtaatatttattcttacgattttcttatattatgtttaacattttttttcattaaaatttttataatcatttataataatatcataGAATTTATTATACAGTTGATTTTCTCCTATTTtagacattttttttgtctatttgtttatatcgtaatttatttttattaattttacgagatttatttccatttgtttatttttattcttttttttttgttcaatTTGAATTACATTGTTTATACCTTCTCATAAATCATATGGCCTCTAAAACGAGGGCATTACTTATGGCaatttttctaatatacttttaaataggctttataaatttgtctATATATTCTCAATACTTATTGCAGTaactatataaaaaagactGTCAAtcaaaagtatataaaaaataataaataaaataaagggcttaacaaaaaaaatatatatagcctTATTATACGATTAAAAAAGATAGAAATTTTGAAAGCAAttcttataaattttaaaggatataataattgtatatatatatcttaaattttttatttttcaatttatataaaatttttaaatgaataaaaaagcaCGTAaattctaaaaatatataaaataaggaaataattttttataaatgccttattattgaaaaaaataagaaaaacaaatgtACACATAAGCCTATATTCGTTTTCATTTCATCACTGTAAAAAATGAGCTTCATGTgtttgtataaataaaaattaaattgaaaaaaaactgAAAAGGTGCTAAAAAATGAGCGAACAAATAAGTACACACAATATACATAAAGCAAATATACGTATtaataagaatatatttataacacGTATATAGActgaatatatacaaaaatttgTTTGCTTGTCCTATATATCTGTCTAAGTAGAATTTATAAAGGGCATTTTCACGTTAACACAAgttaaatatgatatatttttttatgttcatattaattatacaGTTTAAAATATCCAGAGAATATATGTTCAAATATGGCACAAACAATGAATTGTTAGTAGAAAGGATTAAAAGGGGTAAGGAAGcattttatgaaattttgaaagcaaaaaaaagagCTGAAGAAgaatatgcaaaaaaaaaaaacaagaatGGATACAAAGAATATGAAGATAGCTtggatgataataatatatatgtaaaggaaataaaatgttatgAATATGTACTTGATCAGTTAAATAAtctaaatatgtataactgtaatgaaataaatgaaaataataaatcattatTAGCTTTagcaaaaacaaaatgtatttttgttaaatcGATTAGAAGTTTCCCGGATGAAAAATCAGGATGCATATTAAATCCCAAAAATTTAAGTAAAttgcaaatatatttatataataataatatgtttgatcaatttcaaaatgaaaatattgcTGAAACATTGAGTCTTGATgaattaagaaaaatagaaaatacaaaaaaccCATGTCTTTATGATACCAATCCAAATGGAGAATACCCTAATATAGCAGGGGAGTTggctttaaaaaataatgaaaataattataataatgcagATAATAGTGACGAACATAACTTACGATATCAAAATCATACGAATGATTATTATcatgataataattatatgccAAATGAGAATGGTTCACATaatgatattaatataaacaaaaaattatgtgaaaatttaaaatataaaattgttactAATTGCACAggaaatgataatatgtCAGATACTgcttttcaaatatatcattCAGAATTGA
This genomic interval from Plasmodium chabaudi chabaudi strain AS genome assembly, chromosome: 11 contains the following:
- a CDS encoding CCR4 domain-containing protein 2, putative yields the protein MFYGTNSIAGFFLKKIRTVTRLKNNEKKYMYCSYIRNDISIEKDNICRNFQNIRAQACISLKYSRMDEKVEKKLISNYRVKIEEKKASDNSSEHICDDNKNNEYVIDCDKTKEKNIGDSIGKEDAVLTSKIPEKDTMNQNHEHILENEYNDMINEQNNNIINSSLGKFTDTQKKYIYKFEKFSVFSFNILANSLVDYKYNNNCPIVMKWMNRKKLIYKNIINKLSDIICLQEIEELYFIELQEKLKSLNYKGIFLKKNKETCKDGICIFYNTKVFEVLFVDKVIYDKSIFFKKWHAGLIVALRNLKSKKIEYYDSNKNGYNEQINDNLKNNNFANNAHDIIIVSNTHLIFDSRHGDIKLYQLCYLTYRLVFMINKCIKYIKECVKHEKKDKGLIDNSETNTEEDEKNELNDILKPAIVFCGDFNLTPNSLLYYYITNRYINLKNINLKNLSGQYLMFKKQLYTYNSLHGIKIKNIFDENILNDLKYEKYNNLIENLKKESLFSFYKDENILNSEYLINMFSKKRINLKESDSFEHSFKKSKNKSSEEKHEDVSSDDTDSKINKSICVSNQEDSVSKFNEICDSVDTDEKEKNKSINYKTDKYNENEKTHAEAHEDTNIMNNDDNNFILYYPLYLESIYNGYAQNNVEKECYKYDDIENLNNSSTNLMIRNVPFTVFHGKQKGCVDYIFYSYKNLKKISCSNLPSFEQLEKYGCLPNKKYAASDHLYLHATLIRKMEG
- a CDS encoding IGPS-like protein, putative, which gives rise to MLRINLIFLLIIYTIGYVFSAKITKTNRSLGMPKVEYYGNINGDRRYYIQTCDIAKSRRRKNENPSLHVKKNKIKYIKLYGRDHRNPYLAYEHINRIIENKKYEVTKLLEENADENSPLQIRLKYLQHTMNNKLSESLKRIHSDEKHRLSMVADIKRKVFCSTNTNDENLDLKKNIDNYEIENERKQNEKMVNSSNNEKYVYQHNFLNLTNPGEASLMLHKIGFDVLIVNIDSLSTQGTLNDLSDVIKSTRTLTRNSRPAVVVDDVIIHPIQIALAVENKADGVILNLSYLRNDLEDMLNYCVNLGTQAIVEVHDYNDIYYATQCGSYILMINEFDFINNRYEYNHAIKAISYSIPELITIAKINVSDVNYVEKLGSLGYDSICLEKKLIDDDLETFVQSCKNWKAPHKTLLYLNRNNYLKDFLTYKNNSTDENYKDTTKNLEKMYDDKNLENNYSEKMLKDYEKDFIDVEDAKTNEEIIKKNETTQDPQINQKNENVKQDSSSLLTNDEKKIINNFKQERKKEITLLNQMKDIIKEVDDQCKNYDNFSEEESIKKEEKLESLLENFTKLDKNFLKQFFSDEEINNIENSIKNAVQQKKKIQNGEINVDSNNFTGFPSSQMNDFDINRLTKEFFDTNDSGNGHKIDNKLLDDYSDDSSSRGLDSQ